One genomic segment of Leishmania major strain Friedlin complete genome, chromosome 6 includes these proteins:
- a CDS encoding coproporphyrinogen III oxidase, whose translation MSLAVEAVKDFLLKLQDDICEALEAEDGQATFVEDKWTREGGGGGRTRVMVDGAVIEKGGVNFSHVYGKGLPMSSTERHPDIAGCNFEAMGVSLVIHPKNPHVPTSHANVRLFVAEREGKEPVWWFGGGFDLTPYYAVEEDCRDFHQVAQDLCKPFGADVYARFKGWCDEYFFIPYRNEARGIGGLFFDDLNEWPFEKCFEFVQAVGKGYMDAYIPIVNRRKNTPYTEQQVEFQEFRRGRYAEFNLVIDRGTKFGLQSGGRTESILISLPPRARWGYNWQPEPGTPEARLTEYFLTKRQWV comes from the coding sequence ATGTCGCTTGCAGTCGAAGCTGTAAAAGACTTTCTCCTGAAGCTTCAGGATGACATCTGTGAAGCTctcgaggcggaggacggACAGGCAACATTTGTGGAAGATAAGTGGACacgcgagggcggcggtggcggccgcacGCGCGTCATGGTGGACGGTGCTGTGATCGAAAAGGGAGGCGTGAACTTTTCACACGTGTACGGGAAAGGGCTGCCAATGTCTTCGACAGAGCGGCACCCGGACATAGCTGGTTGCAACTTCGAGGCGATGGGAGTCTCGCTTGTTATCCATCCAAAGAACCCCCATGTCCCCACATCGCACGCGAATGTGCGTCTGTTTGTTGCCGAGAGGGAAGGCAAGGAGCCGGTGTGGTGGTTCGGTGGCGGCTTCGACCTCACGCCGTACTATGCTGTGGAGGAAGACTGCCGCGACTTCCACCAAGTTGCACAGGACCTCTGCAAGCCCTTTGGCGCTGACGTGTACGCGCGCTTCAAGGGGTGGTGTGACGAATACTTCTTCATCCCTTACCGAAACGAGGCCCGTGGTATCGGCGGCCTCTTTTTTGATGACCTGAACGAGTGGCCGTTTGAGAAATGCTTCGAATTTGTGCAGGCAGTGGGCAAGGGCTACATGGATGCGTACATCCCAATTGTGAACCGGCGCAAGAACACACCATACACGGAACAGCAGGTGGAGTTCCAAGAGTTCCGCCGCGGACGGTACGCGGAGTTCAACCTGGTGATTGACCGCGGCACGAAGTTCGGCCTTCAGTCTGGCGGTCGCACCGAGTCCATCTTGATttcactgccgccgcgcgcgcgctggggcTACAATTGGCAGCCAGAACCTGGTACGCCGGAGGCGCGGTTGACGGAGTACTTTTTGACGAAGAGGCAGTGGGTGTAG
- a CDS encoding putative pteridine transporter, with protein MASAQPFQETRNDGAADHREDDAAEAPHSEYEHPTATKWFKAAPCLRYIPLFGEVTAAFGPKFSLSLGLTYTLSKGAASRIINVSRQPMFIVRYGLNVARYQRLATMYSLGWSLKPFIASIADVIALFGYTKRWYMALSAVLGTAAALAYALLPAKESSANAAAAFVFLTCFGKSNIDILSQGHFSRSMREHPQVGPSVVSWVWAMTFVGTILASCMMGPLSDAKLTYVGIIVSAALQLVTIFFFIFNMYGEKKNRTNRRKDALMQFRELKRLEQQQAAKAVDGRVVESIADSGDVKELAAVEVAGDSPEDDDSDFVEPDIGSCLGGAVEVNVDVAARNWRLIVYALIMTCGIITQACVMVLGTRRQLLYACIGIATVFMGGAFLSLPLIVAKAAVFIYLNSLLYLQIPGALSNFYLAKPNCLPDGPHFSYTFYQTVGALITDAGGVTGAVLFTRFFSKHRYAFVFIATTLLQVLGSIFDLIIVKRWNMYIGIPDHAMYILGDAIVYEICFVMSLMPGQILMSRLCPRGTETIAFALLAGFNSAGNSMSLAVGSLLMENFWPVSAKPPCNFRNVPYLIITGHLCTPLLVIPLAFLLLPKARICDRIDIDGNIIAEDAKAVQERRCPVVKPHEAFDGEGQGSETKQGDSRGRKA; from the coding sequence ATGGCGTCCGCACAGCCGTTTCAGGAGACGCgcaacgacggcgctgccgaccACCGCGAAGATGACGCGGCTGAGGCTCCCCATTCAGAGTATGAGCATCCCACGGCGACGAAGTGGTTCAAGGCTGCGCCTTGCTTGCGCTACATCCCACTGTTCGGCGAGGTCACTGCCGCCTTCGGACCCAagttctccctctctctcggtctGACCTACACGCTGTCGAAGGGTGCAGCCAGCCGAATTATCAACGTCTCTCGCCAGCCGATGTTCATTGTCCGCTACGGACTGAACGTTGCACGGTATCAGCGCCTTGCGACGATGTATAGTCTCGGGTGGTCGCTGAAGCCGTTCATCGCCTCGATTGCGGACGTGATCGCGCTCTTTGGCTACACCAAGCGGTGGTACATGGCGCTCTCGGCAGTGCTGGGCACGGCGGCTGCTCTGGCGTACGCACTGCTGCCCGCGAAGGAGTCGTCGGCgaacgctgctgcggcgtttGTGTTTCTCACCTGCTTTGGCAAATCCAACATCGACATTCTGTCCCAGGGCCACTTTAGTCGGTCGATGCGTGAACACCCTCAGGTGGGCCCATCGGTGGTGAGCTGGGTGTGGGCCATGACGTTTGTCGGCACCATCCTCGCGTCCTGCATGATGGGACCCTTGTCAGATGCCAAGCTGACGTACGTTGGCATCATCGTTtcggctgcgctgcagctcgtgACGATCTTCTTCTTCATTTTCAACATGTACGGCGAAAAGAAGAACCGCACGAACCGCCGCAAGGACGCCCTCATGCAGTTTCGGGAGCTGAAGCgcttggagcagcagcaggccgcCAAGGCTGTCGATGGCCGCGTGGTAGAGTCCATCGCGGACTCTGGTGACGTGAAGGAGCTTGCAGCGGTCGAGGTCGCCGGTGATTCGCCAGAGGATGACGACTCAGATTTCGTGGAGCCAGATATTGGTTCGTGTCTCGGCGGCGCAGTGGAGGTGAACGTCGACGTTGCAGCGCGGAACTGGCGGCTCATTGTGTACGCGCTGATTATGACGTGCGGCATTATCACCCAGGCCTGTGTTATGGTGCTTGGCACCCGGCGCCAGCTCCTGTACGCTTGCATTGGTATCGCCACCGTGTTCATGGGTGGTGCCTTtctctcgctgccgttgaTCGTCGCCAAGGCAGCCGTTTTTATCTACCTCAACTCTCTCCTGTACTTGCAGATCCCTGGCGCGCTCTCCAACTTCTACCTCGCGAAGCCCAACTGCCTGCCGGACGGCCCGCACTTTTCGTACACGTTTTACCAGACTGTCGGCGCCCTCATCACGGACGCCGGTGGTGTGACCGGTGCCGTTCTCTTCACCCGCTTCTTCTCGAAGCACAGGTACGCCTTTGTCTTTATCGCGACGACACTGTTGCAAGTACTGGGCTCGATCTTTGATCTGATCATTGTCAAGCGGTGGAACATGTATATTGGCATCCCTGATCACGCCATGTATATTCTCGGTGACGCGATCGTGTACGAGATCTGCTTTGTGATGTCGTTGATGCCGGGGCAGATCCTCATGTCCCGCCTGTGCCCGCGCGGCACGGAAACGATTGCATTCGCGCTCTTGGCTGGCTTCAACAGCGCCGGCAATTCGATGTCCCTCGCCGTGGGCTCTCTTCTAATGGAGAACTTCTGGCCTGTCTCTGCAAAGCCGCCGTGCAACTTCAGGAACGTGCCGTACTTGATCATAACGGGCCACTtgtgcacgccgctgctggtcaTCCCACTCGCGttcttgctgctgccgaaggCACGCATCTGCGACCGCATCGACATTGATGGCAACATCATCGCAGAGGACGCCAAGGCCGTTCAggagcggcgctgccctgTTGTCAAACCACACGAAGCCTTCGACGGCGAAGGGCAAGGATCGGAGACCAAGCAGGGGGACTCACGGGGGCGAAAGGCGTGA
- a CDS encoding protoporphyrinogen oxidase-like protein yields the protein MASQSPKCLMLYSTTDGHTKTIMDTIARQLADETKVRCDVVDIKDGNSYVLADYEKVLLGASIRYGHFSAAFINYVKQHHSELSAMPSAFFSVNLTARKLDKNTATTNVYTRKFLNQSSWSPQLVGVFAGALWYPRYNFFDRVLIQFIMKVTGGETDSTKEIVYTDWAAVRRFASDFAALPLAVPPRPKANTVEKPDGILRSGSGAHCLLAIVGMSAAVIVGIRIIAAKRG from the coding sequence ATGGCGTCACAGAGCCCCAAGTGCCTAATGTTGTACTCTACAACAGACGGACATACCAAAACGATTATGGATACAATAGCAAGGCAACTCGCCGACGAGACAAAGGTGCGGTGCGATGTTGTCGACATCAAGGACGGTAACAGCTACGTGCTGGCAGACTACGAAAAGGTTCTCCTTGGCGCGTCCATTCGCTACGGGCATTTTAGCGCTGCCTTTATCAACTACGTGAAGCAGCACCACAGTGAGCTTAGTGCTATGCCGTCGGCTTTCTTCAGCGTCAATCTCACAGCACGCAAGTTGGACAAGAACACCGCTACGACTAACGTTTACACCCGCAAGTTTCTCAATCAATCATCGTGGTCTCCTCAACTTGTCGGTGTCTTTGCAGGCGCGTTGTGGTACCCTCGCTACAACTTTTTTGATCGGGTCCTGATTCAATTCATTATGAAGGTGACAGGGGGAGAAACGGATTCGACCAAAGAAATCGTGTACACTGATTGGGCTGCTGTTCGACGGTTTGCGTCTGACTTCGCAGCTCTACCTTTGGCAGTGCCACCGCGACCGAAGGCGAACACCGTCGAGAAGCCTGACGGCATTCTCAGaagtggcagcggtgcgcactGCTTGCTCGCGATAGTTGGCATGTCAGCGGCTGTCATTGTTGGAATCCGTATAATCGCTGCAAAACGCGGATGA